CATTCACTTCCGGTTTGTTCATCATTTGTTAGTATGGAGAGGATTTTGGAAAGATATGAAAGATACTCATACGCTGAGAAAAGACTCAGTGGTTCTGGCCCTGAACAACAGGTACGCTGGCCAATCCTTCAATCCTCTATTTATCTTATTTTGTTTGTATTTTCTGGGCTTGCAATGCCTCCTGCTATATGTGTAAACTGCGGGACAACGAATGTGTTAAGGAGTCTGTAAATATTGCACAAGACATTAAtctttcttaaatttttcattCAAATGTACCTTATATGAAGTACTGAAAGTATCAAATGTTTGCTTGAGAGTTGGATAGATGGTTGCTTGTACATAGGGTAAAGAAGAGTATGCAACTAAAATTTGCCGGATCCATGTGTATGTGACGCAAATCTACCAGGGAAGTCAATGAGATTAGGACCATCGAATAAAATGCCTCTTCTTCTTGTTATTCTTGACTGCTATGTTTCTTTTGCACTCTAAATATTAGCCATCCTGTGCAGGACATAATTTTTCTTTACGCCTAAAAAACTCCGGTATGCTGCAATTCTCTTGcccaaaactttgttttctcctCCAATTTTACCAGTTTGTATAGATAGGATGAATGGAATTGATTATAAGAACCCCTAAAGTTGATATATGTCGGATGGTTCTGGGACTAAAACCTGAATTCCTTCCTTCCATTTTATTTCCCCGAGGTCTTTAACTCGTGTTTCTTTGGGTTGTGTGCAGGATAATTGGTCTGTGGAGCACCCTAAGCTCATGTCTAGGATTGAACTTCTGCAGAGAAACATAAAGTATACAACACAGAATACCCTCGTCTTTTCATGCATATCTGGAACTTAATTTAAAATTCTAGCTCTTCTGCTGCAGGCATTATGTTGGGGAGGATCTGGATTCCCTAAGCCTGAGGGAGCTTCAGACTTTGGAGCAACAGCTGGACACTGCTATGAGGCGAATACGAACCAGGAAGGTAAGAAAAGTGAATGCTTTTCACCGTTTCCTTCCACTCTTTTCATGTTCATCTTGTAGAAATTCGAGTCAACACTCAGTCGTGCTACTTGTACATGCATGCAGAATCAAGTCATGCACGAGTCCATCGCTGAGCTTCGGAAGAAGGTAAACTTCACTGGCTCTTGCCGCCGCTGATCTGTTTCGGTTGACATGCACGAGCATTGTTGCCTGCAAGATTAACCACCCTATATTCAAAGTAGCTGGTCGATCAGGACTTCGTGAAAAACAAAGCTGATGATGTGGGTTTTCCTTTCGTTACAGGAGAAAACATTGCAGGAGCAAAACAGCTTGTTGGCAAAGCAGGTAGATTTGACagattaaatatatatatattattacgCATTTGGGTGcatgattttccttttttcaccACCGTCTCATTTTCTCTTACTCAAACTCAAACAGATCAAGGAAAACGACAAGATAGTCATGGAGCGCTTGCACTTGATTCAACGCTCATCTGCCCTCGTACTATCCGAGCCTGCTCCAGGCTCGGTGCCCGTCCCATCCTTAGCAGCTGGGTATAATCTCAGAGACTCTCTTTCAATATTCTGTGCAAACATACACGTGTATTGCTGACAACCAATCCATGGGGCTGGTGGAGGCTAGGTTGCAAGCCCTCCGGGATTTAAGAGGctagctttttattttattatattttttgaaaagagaaaatccaaattttagttttcaaattttggataaaaataaatttggtaTCCAAACTTTTAACTTTTGAGTACATTAAGTACActtgaaagttttttttttcaaattgctACCTGAAATAATCACATGACAGTCACATATCTGACAACTATTGcataaaaaatgccaaaaaaaaaatacaaaatatcCTTTTGATATTAAGGTAAATATCATAtacagccaaaaaaaaaaaaggagaaaaggtaaATATCCTTTTGATACAGCCAAAATATccttttgataattttttttaaaaaaatattttataaattgtatttttgtcttttgaaAAATTGACGGACAATCTCATAATATATTCACCCATAAACAACCGCCACCAAAGAAGCGTCTTCCgtgttttcaaaagaaattgaacaaTAATATATATGTTGGCGAACCAAAACATCAACAGATCCTGTGGGATTAGCATTTTATTAGCAGCCCTTAATGTAACTACGGACATAGATTTGTGACAGCAGTCTTCCTGTGTAGTAGTCCTTTCCAGGTAAGCGGACCCACAGGCGAGGAGGATGGAAGAAGAGGCAAGAACACGCTCATGCCGCCTTGGCTGGTTCGTCGTATGAGTTGATGATACGGAGAGGAAATGTAGTAATTCGCTCTGAATCCGGGGAGGTGACGGCACGATGATGGCATCCGAGAGGAGCCAAATTATCATCAACTAAATAGTCATCAGCTctcaaagaataaaaataataaaataaatgggGTCTATTGTCAAGCAAACTCCATTTATCGATTCCAATTTATACTTGTAACTtgaatattattatttattaagtgTGCTTAAAAAAGCTTTATTGTGGACACATAAGAATGAGATGTAAGATTGAGATGGCAGGCACAGCCTATTATTGTGAATGCTTCCTTTCCCTTTGCCTAAATGTCAATGTCCTGACTGGCATTTCTCCTATCAGAATCTAGGAGCAATAAGTTAGTTAGGTTAAAAAAGTACGCGGTCCTTTCCTGAATCTACATGCTGTTAGCCTGTTACAACAATTGTGATCACAAATGGAAATCATCTTCCCATTGTTTGTTTCTTCACATCCCTTCGAAAGACCAGTAAAAGTTGCACGTCTTTACATCATTTGGTACATTCATCCACCAAATTCATCGTTATCATAGTTGCATTCACCATCATCGTACCGATGTGCCCTGCACAAGCAAACAAATGGCTGGCATTAAGCTTTTTCTACAATCAGATAGAGACACTTAGGAGGATTTATAATAAGTAACAGGGCAGAAAACAGTTGCAGGATGAACTGCTGCAAGATGTTAAACATTTATGGAGTATATACCGACACATAACTAAGGGAGTCAGTGCAACAAAAACCCAAAAGTTGCACTGAACGAAACAACCCCGCTACGGCCAGGCATGTAAAATAGAGCTACGAAGGATGTAGTGTCAAGATTTCATCTTTGGGCATAAAGGAAATAAAACCCTGGTGTATGGGGTGCCAGGCTATCTCCAGAAAGATGCTGAAAATAAAGATCACCCAAGAGAGGCAAAGATGCCATCGCCAGCCAAACTAACTACACTAAATTCCTCCAGAATGTTTATACATCAGAACAAAAGAGGTACAGGATCATAAGTCCTTGCAGAGACATATGAGGCACATACATCCTGATCcagttcccaaaaaaaaaaaaaaaaaaaaaagtaaagaatgTCCCGCAACTGATGCACAAAGAACATTTATATACACATACCGTAATCTTTCACAAAGTCGAGCTAAGGCATCTGATCCAGTTCTTGAAGCAACATCCTCAATCTTGGAAGCATTTGACAGAGTCACGCAGTCTGAAAGCCTAAACTCGCACAGCTCCTTCAGGGAACAAGCATCTGTCAATACTGCAGAATGGCCACCACCAGCTGCCAACTTCCGCACTTCACCTACACACCTAAATTGTGTTGTTTATTAgagtagcattttttttttctcctccaaTAAATTATCAATACTCATCCAGTGACGCTATTGGACATACCAATCTACAGGAGACGGAAACCAAGCATATGTAGATTTCTCATTAGCTGCCTGACCATAGCTATTGTAACCCCATCCATGAATTCTTCCATCTCTAGTAGAAACAAGAGTGTGCGAATATCCACAGGCAACAAGTTGCACACCAGTTGGAATCACCAAAACAGGCAAATTGCGCAGCATTACTTCAGATTCATTGGGCACGCAAGAAAAAAATTCAGTTTGGGGCCCGAGGCCCAATTGCCCAGCTTGACCTCCACCCCAAGCATATAGAGCCCTATTAGCAGTCAAGGCACATGTGTGCACACCCCCGCAGGCAATATCTTTGATAAATATTCCATCAAGAGCAACAACACGCCTAGGTAATAATTCCTTGTCACCAGATTGAAGGGAACAATGCCCAAGCTGGCCCATACTTCCCAGTCCCCAAGTATAGCTGTAGTAAGATAGCCACATGATTCCGATCACACAAAAGTAACAGCATCATAAGAAACCATTTACACTACAACAGAGATCTCATCTTCTCTATTATCACAGAGTGGTGTGGTTTGAGAAGGTTTGAAAAGTTGCAACATCATTGGTGTAATTGTTTGCATGGGTTAAAAATTCAACTCTAATTCAGCCATGATTTTTGGGATGACCTTTCATAATATAGGGATATTACCTGTAGATGTTTAAAATAGCACATGCAATTAAGTCCTATATTAGTAACGAAAACATGAAAATTTCCTACATGCTTCTGCCAATTTAATTTCATCTTTAACCCAAATATTATATAGGAGATGGCAAAGGCAAACCTCAATGTTTTGTAGAGAAATGAAGCTACTTCGAGCAAAAAAAATCGCTAAATCAGACAAAGACGTATCCATAATGAATAGGAAAAAGAACAAACGCACAAATACATGTAAACATGTTTCAAAGAAGCAAGAGTAATTTAACATGTCATTGAGAAAGGCCCTGCAACACagtatttaaaattttgaacaaCCATAACTGACAGAATACCATTTTATGTTGACACGTCTGCTAAACCTTTTTGCCTTTTACCATATATTTTCATATtctcattttgcaatttatatTCTGCAGTATTATTTTCATTGACCCATTATGTTGTTTTCCTACCTATTCTAGTGAATATCAAGTGACTGAACCGATATTAGCTTCACATTATTAAATTTAACAGGTGAACCAAGACAAGAAATGAGGTGAGTTTCAAGTATCAGATGCACAAGCCTCACAGAGCTAAAGGGACACATAGGTCAACTTTAAGGTCTCCAAGTTTGACTGTAATCCCATCTCACAACAATGCTGGATGATCATAATCTCTTCCCAAGACATCCACTTAATCTCACACGTGCCATGGGGATAACCACAATTCTGATGCTTAATAATGAACTTTCTCCATCAAAAAGATCCCATGAAACACTTACACCTCTCCATCCTCCGATATAGCAGCTGTGTGGTACTCCCCGCATGACACTTGGACAATCTTCACAAGTTCAGGggcttcgtcaaggaacttaGCATACCCATTAATTACACGAGCCCCCTGAAGGCCTTCACAGGTAACACCTCTCCCAAGCTGACCATATTCATTATAGCCTGGTTTGCCAGAGCagttacaaaattctaattaaTAAATGATATCGCCGTGCAGTTAGAATACATGGTTTCCATCTCTATTCTTGCATGACCAATATATAATAAACAGTACAAACTAGTTAATGTAAGATAAGGAAACTTGATCAGCAAATACACGAGCTCATCACAACTATTAGACAAGAAATCAGGTAGACAGGAGATCCAAGTTAACAGAAACACATGAAACATTCTATTAAATTCTGGTACTAATGCTACACAGTATACCCCATGCTTGTAGCAGGCCCTCTTCCGATAAAGCAACAACATGAACAGCTCCACAAGAAACTTGGCGAATAATCTGGAAAACGAAAAATGCAAGATAGAAAATTTCAGGCTACATAAAAAGTGAGCAGAAAAAACTGTTTAATTGTAAGGTCAATACCGTATTTGGAGCAAAATCTCCCCAATATAGCCGTGGATAATTAGAACcctgcaagaaaaaaaaaaaggagttatAAACAGTACCCAGAAAAGACAAAGAGGTTAAAAAGTAACAAGCAAAACCTGGTTCTGTCCCCAAACCCAAAGTCTTCTCACTGACATGGTTCCATCATTTTGCCGTGGTTCTGCAATGGCTGCAGTGCAATGTGCACCACAAGACACTGATACCACAAATTCAGATTGCAGTTGCCTTACTTTCTTAGGGTGTTTCCTACCTGTTTCAGTTCCATCCCCCAACTGACCAAAATCATTGGCCCCTGTTTGGAATCATAGAAGGCAGGATTATCTTCAAAATGCAATATAGACACTAGAAAGATCTCCCTTTGAAATCTTGGATGCAGGAGGgtagttgaaaaaaaaaaaaaaaagatcaaaatCAAGACAGAACCAGTAGCACGATCTTGCTCAAGTCTCAACAAAAGTAATTGTACTTCAACCTAGATTTGCAAAGTCAAGGTTCCAAATTGCAGTAATATGATATACATTAAATGCATTGCGTGGACAGCCATCAGTTCAAAGTTACGAATGCTTGGTGCACCAATAttgagagagacagagagagagagccagCCAGGAGAGCTAGGAGGCGGCTTGGTGCCCCCATATCCAGTCTTTACTGGAAGAAGCTTCAAAGAGGACCATTCCCAATCAAGGATCAGGATAGAAGACTTAAAATAGCAATCACGCTCAAGTCAAGACGACACCAAGACTAGCAACTGACAACAGAATTAATCAACGTATCACTTGTTAAAACGAGTAAAAAAAAGAAGCTCTAAAACAGAAGCAATAAACCTTTTTCTGACCATTTCAAGGTATAAATGACTCTACATTTGCCTAACAATCATAACTTTTCTAAGAGTCAAACACTATAAAACGCGAAAGAGGGGGAAACAAATTCTTCGTCACATTCGCACTCAACCTTGTGGAACAATTCAAAATATAGAACAGAGTGAAGactaataataaaaacaaaaacaaatgtAATAACGCATGAGTGAATGGAAAGGGACCGAACCCCAGGTGAAAAGTGATCCATCGGAGGCTACTGCAGCTGTGTGCTCTCGTCCACATGCTATATCCAACCACCTGGAATTCCCTCCAGCCGGGCATCCAAAGAGATCCGGCGGTAGCTGTCTTGGGATCCTCATGTTCCTCTCTCTGCCCTTTCGACCTGTTTGACCCGATTGATTATAGCCCCAAACATATACAGCACTCTTGGTCGGAAGACTCACCGGCCGTGATTCCCCAAAAATCTCATCAATATCCATTAGAAATTCAGCAATTGACCGAAATCCTAGATACTAAAGAATAGCTGATAATCCAAAAAAACCAAGAAAGTCAGCATTTTTACTAACCTCAaacaagccaaaaaaaaaagagagagagaaggttCTTAAATTCGGATTACAGACTTGTCTTGACCACCGAAAAGTGGATTGGATTAAACTCATAAGCTTaaggaaagtaaaaaaaaaaaaaaaaaatagagacaAAATGGTGGCCTAGCATGCAGGGAAATGAAGACGAACAAAAAAAGGGAGGGGAAGAGTGGAAGTGTTGAACGTTGGGCAGAAAACTTGTACCTGTGAAAAATACAGGACTTCTGATTTGCTAAGCTATTTTACTATTTGGGGTTGGCAAATTATTTGCGGAGACACATTGAAGAGAGAAGAGAAAACGATTGGGTAAGAGCGGAACTAAAATGATGCAGGCGTGGCTTCAAACTCCAAATACTCCGGGGATGGAAAGAAATAGTCGCTGTCCGGCCAGGTGTATCTATAGTCTATACCAGTTGTAACTGCCCCTGCCCCTGCCCCTGCCCGACGTAGATCCTAGCAATAAATTACGCATGTTGAATATTTTTTGTGGAAAATTGTTCAAAGTAGGAGTTAGGTTTACGAAAAGGTACATTTATCTTAtactttttgtcttttttttttttaatttaaaaaaacttGCTTAAAGTTTTTCTTTAGTATATTCAGTGGTCTTTGAAGGTTGATTAAGTTTAGTATCTAAAATTAATTGACTCATCAATATTAAGTTTGAGGAAATGCATAAAATATTATTATCTCATTGTTGACTTTGTCAATATCTAAAATAAGACATCCGCAACGCAAACCGAATTTTTGATATGGAGTAATAAAAtgttattcaaaaatttttatttattttttatctaAATGATAAGCATTTACttcaaaaaaaagtcaaaatacacaaCAATAGTCAGTCATgtacaaaaaaaagaagaagaagatagaaTTAAACAAATTGCACTTAATACTCTTATTGCTGACAATTTCGAAGATTTGTTGTCCGAAGTCAAAATGGACATATTGCGTGAAAGGTGtttaaactagtaatatatatataaatatatatatattatttttttctaattGACAAAAAGTAACAAATTGATTTGGACTTTTGAATAATCGAAGGATCAGTACAATTTACAAAGTTCTTTTTGTCCAGAAGTGAACGGTAGTTGGGAGACGACAAGTAACAGCATCGCCACCacctttctctttcttctttttctttttctatgtTTGTTCCTcaggaaatgaaatgaaatgattgtTTGGTTTCCTAATAGGTGGGGTGTCGAAACAGAAGTACAAAAGTGCAGTAAGGGACTGAGGTCTGagaattaatgcgattggtgaGTCTCCGCAGCTTCCAAATTCCGGCGATCTCTTCCTGGTTAGTTATCTTTGATTTGATTCATCCCTTGTGTATGAATTTGTTGACTAAGCTCATAATCTAAAGGGTCTTTTCTTTATTTCCTCATGCAAATTTAGTCATTTGTAAGTTTGGATTGTGCAAAATGGACTAGCTTTTTGATTGTTTACCTCCATCTCCTCGTGCTTTTCGGGGACTGGGGACCTGTTCTTCAAATTTGACTTATTGCTCATAATTATTGGTTAATCGATTATTTTCACCTTcgggcctttttttttttttttgtggcctctctctctctctctctgtgggGGTTGGGTATTGGGAAATGCAAATTGTTTGGATTACTGAGCGGCAGTAAAAATTTAGACTGTATTTTATCTCCAAAGTGAACAGAGGATCTCTTCTTACAGTCCATAGTTTTTTCCCTTAATAGATGAGTGCAGCATCCATTTTTAATtagattttcttcatttttaccaAGTTATGGAGTATACTCCAGCCACATATTCAGTTCTCTGTTGCAAAATTATCACTTGTTCTGCCTCTGTACAAGTTTAGAGTAACCGAAATGGCTAAGGActagttttagatgatattgcAGCAGCAGGCTAATGGCTCAATCAGCGGGTAGCAGTGGTGGAAAAAGGCTTGTCCAAGTTGATATCAGTTCTGACACGGTATGCCCCTGGTGCTTTGTGGGGAAAAAGAATCTTGATAAGGCGATTGCTTCTTCACAAGATCAGTACGACTTCAAGGTTCTACTGTCTTTCGTCATCTATGAACATTTTGTCATGCCTCTTACCTTAAGCATATTGTTTTAATTTACAAATTTCGAAATTGCAGATTAAGTGGCACCCATTTTTCCTAAATCCTTCTGCTCCCAAGGAGGGTGTTAATAAGAAAGAATTCTACAGGAACAAATTTGGATCTCAATCGGAGCAAATTGCGACCAGGATGACTGAGGTTCCCTTGCTCCACTTTCCTATGTCTTGTTTGATCATCTGCTTTGTGCACTAGTGTATTAAGTACAATAACCAGTATAAGTTACAATGACCACAATGCATATGCAGATCTTTAAGGGTCTTGGGATGGATTATGACATGTCTGGACTTACGTAAGTTTAATTAACGACTACCATGCAATCTATTTTACAGCAGCATCTTGGAAATTGGACGATTCTTTGAGCATGGGAGTAATATGTTTCTAAAATGCAGGGGAAATACCCTGGACAGCCACAGGCTCTTGTACCTTGCTGGACAGCAGGGGCTTGAGGAGCAACATAAGCTTGCTGAGGAGCTTttcattggttactttactcaAGGGAAGTATATAGGTGACAGGCAAGTACAGATCTTCCTACTTTGATCACTGTTCATCCCTTGTTCAGCTGTGATTATGTGTGTTTTGCTATTCGGAACTGAATAGGAGCGGTCTTGTCTATTTTATAGTTTTGTGTTTCACTATGAAATGCTCAAAGAAAGTTGATTGTGATTTGTCTGAGCTCTCTGAAAATGAAGCAACATTTCTTGATCATTGTGGCTGCAGTCAATAGGACAAACTAAGCCTATTACTTTTAGAAAGAGGCAGATTAGGAATAACGATCGTCATTTTACCTACATCAGATTATTGTTTTTTGACTAGCTGCCTCCTCATGATATTGATGGTGCAATCTGCATCGCCTTCAGCTGTTTGCGCATGAACATGTTAGACGTGAAACAAAAGTTAGATCTGTAAAGATCGGAATTATAAGACCTAGTACTTGGTAAACAAACATAATAAGTTTGATCTGTCGTTGAATTGGGAAACTGCATAGTGATTTGTTTGGTGTACAACAATCTATATCATGTAAATGTGATCATAGCCCATTTACGATGAAAGTGTTGCCagtattgaaatatttttattgaTTGATGAATTGACTGTACGTTCTTCTTCGTATCTTGAAGGGAATTCCTTTTAGAGTCTGCAAGAAAGGTCGGGGTAGAAGGAGCAGCCGAGTTTCTTGAGGATCCAAATAAAGGACTAAAGGAGGTATATTCTTGCATTAAGATATCAAATCCCAAAATTGCAGCACAAGAAACAGCCATCACTGCAATTTTACTTCTCTTGTTTGTTTGGAGTCATATGACTAACAGACGTGCACATTTTGGCCAACTCAAGGTTAATGAAGAGCTTCATCAGTTCTCAGCAAATATCTCAGGAGTTCCACATTATGTGGTAAGTGATCATTTCCGTGTTCAACTCTATAACAGAGTTCAACCCCAACAAAATTTGATGATAAAGGGTCTCACTGTAAAATCCTTTGTGGCAGATCAATGGGAAGTATCAGCTGAGTGGTGGCCAACCTCCTGAGAGCTTTCTCAGAGCTTTTCAAATGGCTGCTGCTGATGCCTCCTAGTTCAAGACAAACTTCATGTTGTTCCTTGATCTGAGTACTGCCAATGCCGCCAACGTCCTACCAAAAATATGTGCTTTATCACCTCTCCTTCCTCGTTGGTGTGCTTTTATATTGAAGGTCAAGAGTGAGAATAAATGCAGTATCAGTCATGTTTACTCGTGATAGCATCATCACCTTTTACGTAAATTGGCGAGTATCTTACCATGTCATAGATATTCTGTGGATTTCAGAAATGATAATATGGACAAGAAATTGTAAACATCAGTATATTTTTGCCTCGACTATACTAAATAGAAAGACCTTTTGATTCTCGCTGACGGTACAACTTTTTTGAGTATCTGTCAGAAATAGACCTATGAATCTTATCTCCTGGCTTGttaaatcttaaaaataaaataatactttATTAGGTTGATTAACTTCTCAGGATATTAAAATGCAACGAATCATTTAAGGACGAAGCACTGCTTGCTCCTGTTTTTCCTAGCCGGCAAAGATTGCGAAAAAGAAGCACCAAAACAAGCGCTTCA
This portion of the Coffea eugenioides isolate CCC68of chromosome 11, Ceug_1.0, whole genome shotgun sequence genome encodes:
- the LOC113753554 gene encoding truncated transcription factor CAULIFLOWER A-like isoform X2; translation: MGRGRVQLKRIENKISRQVTFSKRRSGLLKKANEISVLCDAEVALIVFSTKGKLFEYSTESSMERILERYERYSYAEKRLSGSGPEQQDNWSVEHPKLMSRIELLQRNIKHYVGEDLDSLSLRELQTLEQQLDTAMRRIRTRKNQVMHESIAELRKKEKTLQEQNSLLAKQIKENDKIVMERLHLIQRSSALVLSEPAPGSVPVPSLAAGPFQVSGPTGEEDGRRGKNTLMPPWLVRRMS
- the LOC113753554 gene encoding truncated transcription factor CAULIFLOWER A-like isoform X1 yields the protein MGRGRVQLKRIENKISRQVTFSKRRSGLLKKANEISVLCDAEVALIVFSTKGKLFEYSTESSMERILERYERYSYAEKRLSGSGPEQQDNWSVEHPKLMSRIELLQRNIKHYVGEDLDSLSLRELQTLEQQLDTAMRRIRTRKNQVMHESIAELRKKEKTLQEQNSLLAKQIKENDKIVMERLHLIQRSSALVLSEPAPGSVPVPSLAAGSPFQVSGPTGEEDGRRGKNTLMPPWLVRRMS
- the LOC113753553 gene encoding ultraviolet-B receptor UVR8 isoform X1; this translates as MDIDEIFGESRPVSLPTKSAVYVWGYNQSGQTGRKGRERNMRIPRQLPPDLFGCPAGGNSRWLDIACGREHTAAVASDGSLFTWGANDFGQLGDGTETGRKHPKKVRQLQSEFVVSVSCGAHCTAAIAEPRQNDGTMSVRRLWVWGQNQGSNYPRLYWGDFAPNTIIRQVSCGAVHVVALSEEGLLQAWGYNEYGQLGRGVTCEGLQGARVINGYAKFLDEAPELVKIVQVSCGEYHTAAISEDGEVYTWGLGSMGQLGHCSLQSGDKELLPRRVVALDGIFIKDIACGGVHTCALTANRALYAWGGGQAGQLGLGPQTEFFSCVPNESEVMLRNLPVLVIPTGVQLVACGYSHTLVSTRDGRIHGWGYNSYGQAANEKSTYAWFPSPVDWCVGEVRKLAAGGGHSAVLTDACSLKELCEFRLSDCVTLSNASKIEDVASRTGSDALARLCERLRAHRYDDGECNYDNDEFGG
- the LOC113753553 gene encoding ultraviolet-B receptor UVR8 isoform X2: MDIDEIFGESRPVSLPTKSAVYVWGYNQSGQTGRKGRERNMRIPRQLPPDLFGCPAGGNSRWLDIACGREHTAAVASDGSLFTWGANDFGQLGDGTETGRKHPKKVRQLQSEFVVSVSCGAHCTAAIAEPRQNDGTMSVRRLWVWGQNQGSNYPRLYWGDFAPNTIIRQVSCGAVHVVALSEEGLLQAWGYNEYGQLGRGVTCEGLQGARVINGYAKFLDEAPELVKIVQVSCGEYHTAAISEDGEVYTWGLGSMGQLGHCSLQSGDKELLPRRVVALDGIFIKDIACGGVHTCALTANRALYAWGGGQAGQLGLGPQTEFFSCVPNESEVMLRNLPVLVIPTGVQLVACGYSHTLVSTRDGRIHGWGYNSYGQAANEKSTYAWFPSPVDW
- the LOC113753131 gene encoding uncharacterized protein LOC113753131 isoform X1, translating into MRLVSLRSFQIPAISSCSRLMAQSAGSSGGKRLVQVDISSDTVCPWCFVGKKNLDKAIASSQDQYDFKIKWHPFFLNPSAPKEGVNKKEFYRNKFGSQSEQIATRMTEIFKGLGMDYDMSGLTGNTLDSHRLLYLAGQQGLEEQHKLAEELFIGYFTQGKYIGDREFLLESARKVGVEGAAEFLEDPNKGLKEVNEELHQFSANISGVPHYVINGKYQLSGGQPPESFLRAFQMAAADAS
- the LOC113753131 gene encoding uncharacterized protein LOC113753131 isoform X2 — encoded protein: MRLVSLRSFQIPAISSCRLMAQSAGSSGGKRLVQVDISSDTVCPWCFVGKKNLDKAIASSQDQYDFKIKWHPFFLNPSAPKEGVNKKEFYRNKFGSQSEQIATRMTEIFKGLGMDYDMSGLTGNTLDSHRLLYLAGQQGLEEQHKLAEELFIGYFTQGKYIGDREFLLESARKVGVEGAAEFLEDPNKGLKEVNEELHQFSANISGVPHYVINGKYQLSGGQPPESFLRAFQMAAADAS
- the LOC113753131 gene encoding uncharacterized protein LOC113753131 isoform X3, translated to MAQSAGSSGGKRLVQVDISSDTVCPWCFVGKKNLDKAIASSQDQYDFKIKWHPFFLNPSAPKEGVNKKEFYRNKFGSQSEQIATRMTEIFKGLGMDYDMSGLTGNTLDSHRLLYLAGQQGLEEQHKLAEELFIGYFTQGKYIGDREFLLESARKVGVEGAAEFLEDPNKGLKEVNEELHQFSANISGVPHYVINGKYQLSGGQPPESFLRAFQMAAADAS